TACCGCGCGGCGGGCGCCGACGGCGTCTTCGTGCCCGGGGCCGTCGATCCGGGCGTGGTGAAGACGCTCGCCGACGGCGTCGACGGTCCGCTCAACGTGCTGGCCGTCCCCGGTGCCCCGCCGGTCGCCGAGCTGGCCGCCCTCGGCGTCGCACGGGTGAGCGCCGGATCCGCCCTCGCCGAGACCGCCTACGCCGCCGCCCGCCGTGCCGTGCGGGAGCTGCTGGCGCAGGGCACCCTCGGCGCCCCGGCGGACGGCTTCGGCTACGCCGCCCTGAACGCGCTTCCGGCCCGCGCCGACCGGAACGCTGCGGGTCACTACAGCTAGCAGCCGGTCCTGGGGCCGTTCCCGGCCCGGAGCGGGGTCAGAGCACGTCCCGCATCAGCTCGGCGAGGTCGTGGTCGAGGTCGAGCTGCCGGTACTCCAGACCCACGGGCACCAGCTCGCCCGTCGCCTGGAGGAAACGCCGTATCTCACCGCTGAGGACGTGCACCACGGCGGTGCCCTCCGGGGCGTGGAACTCCAGGACGGTGCGGTCGTACCCGTAGGGGCGCACACGGACGTCCCCGTGCCCCTCGGGCTCGCGCAGACCGGCCGCCAGCAGATCGCGGGCGAACGTCCAGCAGACCTCGACACCTTCGAGGGTGGCGGGCGCCGGGAAGGTCATGCGGACGGCGAACGGGTCGCTCCGGTCGTAGTGCAGTGTGGCGGGGATGCTGGGCATCCGCGGGGCTGCCGCGACCAGGCGTGCCTCGACGGTCTGCTCGATGACGGTGGACAACGCCTTGCTCCCTTGTGACGTCTGACGGCCGGGGGACACGTCCGGGTGGATGAAGCTCGGGCACTGGAAGAGACGACTGAATCAGCCGTTGAGTGCACACGGGGAGCGAGTGACCTCGGTCACCGCGTTCATGCATGCGAGTGACATGAGTCTCGGCCGGGCCGGTCCTCCGGTGTTCCGCCGTGCGTGCGGCGGGAGTTGGCGGAGGACGTCTGGACGCCGTCCGGCCGGTGGGCTAGCTTCGCCCGCCATGAGGCGCTGGGGAACGATGCGACGGATGAGCCGTACGAGCAGCACGAGCCGTACGAGCGGCGTGGGCAGCACGAGCCGGGGGAGCGGACCGGCGGCCCGGACCGGGCGGACGGCGGCCGTGGCCCTGGGAGTGGCGGTGCTGGCCGTGTCGGCGGCCGTGCCCGCCCAGGCGGGCGGCGGGGACCGGGACGCGGCGGGGGCGCGGCGACCGCACGCGCCGCACTGGCGGCTGACGGACGGCGGCGCCCCGGACGTCCGCTTCCGCGGGCTGTCCGCCGTCAGCCGCCGCACCGCCTGGGTGGCCGGCACCGGCGGCACCGTGCTGCGCACCACCGACGGCGGCACCTCCTGGCGGAACGTCTCACCGGCCGGCGGCGCGGACCTGGAGTTCCGGGACATCGAGGCGTTCGACGCGCGGCGGGCCGTGGCGCTGGCCATCGGCGAGGGCGAGGCGTCCCGGGTGTACCGCACCGAGGACGGCGGGGCGACCTGGACGGAGTCCTTCCGCAACACCGACACCGCCGCCTTCTACGACTGCCTCGCCTTCTTCGACTCCCGGCACGGCCTGGCGATGAGCGACCCGGTCGACGGCAGGTTCCGCATCCTGTCCACCGCCGACGGCGGCCGCTCCTGGAAGGTGCTGCCCGACCGGGGCATGCCGGCCGCCCAGCCCGGCGAGGCGGGGTTCGCCGCGAGCGGCCAGTGCCTGGTCGCCTCCGGGCCGCGGGACGTGTGGCTGGCCACCGGCGGCGGCGCACGCGCGCGCGTGCTGCACTCTTCTGACCGCGGGCTGACCTGGCGGGCCACCGATGTGCCGGTCCCGGCGGGCGACCCGGCCAAGGGCGTCTTCGCGCTGGCCGTCCGGGACCGTACGCACGCGCTGGCGGTCGGCGGTGACTACCGCGCCGACCAGGCGTCGCCGCGCGCGTCCGCCACGAGTTCCGACGGCGGGCGCACCTGGCGGCCGTCCGCCGTGCCGCCGCAGGCCTACCGCTCCGGCGCCGCCTGGCTCCCGTACACCCGGGCGTCCGCCCTCGCGGTCGGCCCCACCGGGACCGACCTCACCACCGACGGCGGCCGGACCTGGCGCACGGTCGACGCCGGTTCGTACGACACCGTCGACTGTGCCTGGGACGGCGGATGCTGGGCATCCGGGGAGAAGGGGCGGATCGCTCGACTGGCGCACTGAACATCGCCTGATGTGACGAATTGTTCCAGGATGCGGGTATCCGTTCCTTGACAGAGAGGAAGTGAACGGCATGCCACGCGGGTCCAGTCCCAAACGCGAGCGCCAGTACGAACACATCAAGGAGAGCGAGCAGGAGCGGGGCCGGAGCACCGGCCGGGCCGAGGAGATCGCCGCGCGCACGGTGAACAAGGAACGCGCCCGCTCTGGCGAGTCCAAGACCGCGAGCCGCGTCTCGACGCAGGACATGTCCTCCGGCAAACGCGGCGGACAGCGCTCGGGCCACGGCTCCCAGGGGCCCACCTACGACCAGCTCTACGAAGAGGCCAAGCGGCGCAACATCCACGGCCGCTCGGACATGAACAAGCAGCAGCTCCAGCGGGCCCTGGGCAAGAACTGACCGGTCCCGCGCGGGACGGACCCGCCACCGGTCCGCACGGCCGGACCGCGGGCCCGTCCCGGAGCGCGGTGAGCCGACGTTCCTCCCCGCCGCGCGCAGCAGGGCCCCACCCCGCCGCCCCGGTCCGGCCGTGCCACGTCGTACGCTCGTCCCACCATGACGACGACCGCAGGCATTCCCGAGGGCTGGCCCACGACCGAGGAGCAGGCCCGCGCCCTCCAGGACGAGTTGCGCACCCGCCTGGTGCTGGACGAGCCGGGACCGCCGCCCGGGGCGGGGCACGTGACAGGGGTCGACGTCGCCTACGACGACGAGCTGGACGCCGTCGCCGCTGCGGCCGTCGTGCTGGACGCCGCCACGCTGCGGGTGGTCGCCGAGGCCACCGCCGTCGGCCGGATCTCCTTCCCGTACGTCCCCGGCCTGCTGGCCTTCCGGGAGATCCCCACGGTGCTCGCCGCCCTCGGCGCCCTGGACCGGGATCCCGGCCTGGTCGTCTGCGACGGCTACGGCCTCGCCCATCCCCGCCGCTTCGGCCTCGCCTGCCACCTCGGTGTGCTCACCGGGCTGCCGACGATCGGCGTCGCCAAGAACCCGTTCACCTTCACCCACGACGACCCGGGCGCCGCGCGCGGCAGCGCGGTGCCGCTGTCGGCCGGTCCGGACGAGGTGGGCCGCGCGCTGCGCACCCGCGACGGGGTCAAACCCGTCTTCGTCTCGGTGGGCCATCGGGTGAGCCTGGACAACGCCTGCGCCCACACCCTCGCGCTCACCCCCTCCTACCGGCTGCCGGAGACCACCCGCCGGGCGGACGCCCTGTGCCGCAGGGCGCTCAAGGAGGCGACCGCGGACGCCCGCCCGGCATGATCCGAACGGAAGACCCTAGCGGTCCGTCGTCATCGTGCGGAAGGCGATGCCCGCCGCGCGCAGCCGCTCGACCAGCGCGTCGCCCATCGCGACGGCCGTCGTGACCTGGCCCGCCGTGTCGGGCAGGTCGTCCAGGGCGAGGCTGAGGGCCGACTCGGCGAACATCTTCGCCGTCTCGTCGTACCCGGGGTCGCCGCCCGCCACCTCGGTGCGCACCCGCCGTCCGCCGCCCTCGCCCACGAAGCGCACCGAGAACCAGCTCCTGGCCCGCCGTTCGGGGCTCGGCCCCTGCCCGGGGCTGATCCGGCCGGACAGCCAGCGCCGGGCCGGGGGGAGCTGGACGGCCGCCGTGAGCGTGGTGACGGCGGCCACCCCGCCGAGGGCGACGGGAAGGTGCCGTACGGCCGCGTAGTGGCGGTAGCGGAAGTCGGGTCCGTAGCGCTCCAGCGCCCGCGCGGAGCGCAGCACGATCTGCGGATCGAGGGTCGGCAGCGGCAGTGCCCACGCGCCCACCTCCGGCGCGAAGCGCGGCGCGCACACCGGCGGCACCGAGACCCGGCGCCCCGGCAGCCGCGGCTCGTGCCGCGCGCGCTCCCGCGCCGCGGCGCGCATCCGCAGCGGCCGCGCGAACTGGTTGAGCGCGGAGGCCAGCGTCCCGCCCGAGAAGCCGGCGTGCGCCCGGACGAACCCGTCCACGGCCAGCGGCACGCCCTCGGGGAGCTGCCGCACGGTGACGTACACGCCCAGGTCGTGCGGCACCGAGTCGAACCCGCAGGCGTGCACCAGCCGCGCCCCGGTCTCCCGCGCGCGTGCGTCGTGCCGTACGTACGTCAGATCGACGAACTCGGGCTCGCCCGTGAGGTCCAGATAGTCGGTGCCGCTGTCCGCGCAGGCGGCGACCAGTTCCTCGCCGTGGGCCACATAGGGACCCGCGGTGGTGGCCAGTACGCGGGTCCGCCGGGCCAGTTCCCGTACGGAGGCCGGGTCGGTGGCGTCCGCGTGCAGCACGGCGACGTCCGCGCCGCCGGGCAGTTCCTCGCGCAGTTCCTTCAGCCGCCGCTCGCTGCGCCCCGCGACCGCCCACCGCAGCCCCTCGGGGGCGTGCTCGGCCAGATACCGGGCGGTGAGCGTCCCCACGAACCCGGTGGCTCCGAAGAGCACGATGTCGTACGGACGTTCCGCCTTGTTCATCCTGCTCATGACACCCCTCGCTCCGCCGGACGGCGTCCCCGCGCCGCTGCCGGTGGCCGAGGCTAGCGTGAGGGGGCCGGGCCGGGCGACACGGGTGGCGTCCGGCGCACGCGGGACCGGCCGACGGCGGCCGGGGCCGGGCAGACCCGGGAGAGACCGGCCGGGAGCGGACGCGGGCGCGGCGGTCCGGCGCGCACGGCGGGCGCTCGCGCGGCGCGGCCGGCCGGGTTTGGCTAAGCGCTTGCTCGTTCAGGGCTTGTGCCGGGTGCGGCGCGTTCATAGCATCGTCGGTGTCACATCGGTTGTGTCACAGCGAGGGGGCCCCGGATGGCGACAGGACGGACACCCGGACGGGACGGCCCGCTGACCGGGGTGCGCGTGGTGGAGCTGGCCGGGATCGGCCCCGGGCCCTTCGCCGCGATGCTGCTCGGCGACCTCGGCGCGGACGTGGTGCGGGTGGACCGCCCCGGCGGCGCGGGCCTCGGCATCGACCCGGCCGCCGACGTCACCCACCGCAACAAGCGCGCGGTGGTCGTCGACCTGAAGTCCCCGGAAGGATCCGCCCGCGTCCTCGACCTCGCCGCCCGCGCCGACATCCTGATCGAGGGCTACCGGCCCGGCGTCGCCGAACGCCTCGGCGTCGGCCCCGAGGAGTGCCGTGCCCGCAACCCCCGCCTGGTCTACGGCCGGATGACCGGCTGGGGACAGGACGGACCGCTCGCCCCGCGCGCGGGCCACGACATCTCCTACATCGCCGTCACCGGCGCCCTCGGCCTGATCGGCGAGCCGGACCGGCCCCCGGCCGTCCCCGCCAACCTCCTCGGCGACTACGCGGGCGGCTCCCTCTACCTCGTCGTCGGCGTCCTCGCCGCCCTGCACCACGCCCGCGCCACCGGTGAGGGGCAGGTCGTGGACGCCGCCGTGGTCGACGGCACCGCCCATCTGTCGGCGATGCTGCACGGCATGCTCGCCGCCGGCGCCTGGCAGGACCGCCGCCACGCCAACCTCCTGGACGGCGGCTGCCCCTTCTACGGCACCTACGAGACCGCCGACGGCCGGTACATGGCGGTCGGCGCGCTGGAACAGCGGTTCTACGACGAGTTCATGACCCGCCTCGGCATCCCCGAGCAGGCGCCCGCCCGCGACGACATGACCCGCTGGGGCGAGTTGCGCGAGGCGATCGCCGCCCGCTTCCGCACCCGTACCCGGGACGAGTGGACGGTCGTGTTCGAGGACTCCGACGCCTGCGTGGCGCCCGTCCTGTCGCTGCGCGAGGCACCGCACCACCCGCACCTCGCCGCGCGCGGCACCTTCACCGAGCACGCCGGCCTCACCCAGCCGGCCCCCGCGCCCCGCTTCTCCGCCACCCCCGCCACCGTGCGCACCGCGCCCGCCGGGCCCGGCCACGGCGCCGACGCCGTGGCCGCCGACTGGAACCTGCCCGCCCCGCCCGCGACCCCGCTCCCGGAAAACCCTCAGTGAAAGGTCTGCCCGTGACCACCGAAGCGTACGTGTACGACGCGATCCGCACCCCGCGCGGCCGCGGCAAGGCGAACGGCGCCCTGCACGGCACGAAGCCCGTCGACCTGGTCGTCGGCCTCATCCACGAGATCCGCGCCCGCTTCCCGGACCTCGACCCGGCCGCCGTGGACGACATCGTGCTCGGCGTCGTCGGCCCGGTCGGCGACCAGGGCTCCGACATCGCCCGGATCGCCGCCGTCGCCGCCGGACTGCCGGACACGGTCGCCGGGGTCCAGGAGAACCGCTTCTGCGCCTCGGGCCTCGAAGCCGTCAACCTGGCCGCCGCCAAGGTGCGCTCCGGCTGGGAGGACCTGGTCCTGGCGGGCGGCGTCGAGTCCATGTCCCGGGTGCCGATGGCCTCGGACGGCGGCGCCTGGTTCAACGACCCGATGACCAACCTGGCCACCGGCTTCGTGCCCCAGGGCATCGGCGCCGACCTGATCGCCACCCTCGAGGGCTTCACCCGGCGCGACGTCGACGAGTACGCGGCCCTCTCGCAGGAACGCGCCGCCACCGCCGTCAAGGAGGGCCGCTTCGCCCGCTCCCTGGTCCCGGTGAAGGACCGCAACGGCCTCGTGGTCCTCGACCACGACGAGCACCCGCGCCCCGGCACCACCGCCGACTCCCTCGCCGGACTCAAGCCGTCCTTCGCCGACATCGGCGAACTGGGCGGCTTCGACGCCGTCGCCCTCCAGAAGTACCACTGGGTGGAGAAGATCGACCACGTCCACCACGCGGGCAACTCCTCCGGCATCGTGGACGGCGCCTCGCTCGTCGCCATCGGCTCGCGCGAGACCGGCGAGCGCCACGGCCTCACCCCGCGCGCGCGGATCGTCTCCGCCGCCGTCTCCGGCTCCGAGCCCACCATCATGCTCACCGGGCCCGCCCCCGCCACCCGCAAGGCCCTCGCCAAGGCCGGACTGACCATCGACGACATCGACCTCGTCGAGATCAACGAGGCGTTCGCCGCGGTCGTGCTGCGCTTCGCGAAGGACATGGGCCTGTCCCTGGACAAGGTCAACGTCAACGGCGGCGCCATCGCGCTCGGCCATCCGCTCGGCGCCACCGGCGCGATGATCCTCGGCACCCTCCTCGACGAACTGGAGCGCCAGGACAAGCGCTACGGCCTGGCCACCCTGTGCGTCGGCGGCGGCATGGGCATCGCCACCATCGTCGAGCGCGTCTGACCCCCAGCGGCACCCCGGGCCGGCAGCGCCCAGGACCCCCGGACTTCTACGGAGACCCTGACATGACCGAGAGCACGACCATCCGCTGGGAACAGGACGACACCGGTGTCGTCACCCTCGTCCTCGACGACCCGAACCAGTCCGCGAACACCATGAACCAGGCGTTCCGCGACTCGCTCGCCGCGATCACCGACCGCCTGGAGGCCGAGAAGGACTCCGTGCGCGGCGTCATCCTCACCTCCGCCAAGAAGACCTTCTTCGCGGGCGGCGACCTGCGCGACCTGATCCGGGTCACCCCGGACACCGC
The sequence above is drawn from the Streptomyces sp. SAT1 genome and encodes:
- a CDS encoding SsgA family sporulation/cell division regulator, whose amino-acid sequence is MSTVIEQTVEARLVAAAPRMPSIPATLHYDRSDPFAVRMTFPAPATLEGVEVCWTFARDLLAAGLREPEGHGDVRVRPYGYDRTVLEFHAPEGTAVVHVLSGEIRRFLQATGELVPVGLEYRQLDLDHDLAELMRDVL
- a CDS encoding WD40/YVTN/BNR-like repeat-containing protein is translated as MSRTSSTSRTSGVGSTSRGSGPAARTGRTAAVALGVAVLAVSAAVPAQAGGGDRDAAGARRPHAPHWRLTDGGAPDVRFRGLSAVSRRTAWVAGTGGTVLRTTDGGTSWRNVSPAGGADLEFRDIEAFDARRAVALAIGEGEASRVYRTEDGGATWTESFRNTDTAAFYDCLAFFDSRHGLAMSDPVDGRFRILSTADGGRSWKVLPDRGMPAAQPGEAGFAASGQCLVASGPRDVWLATGGGARARVLHSSDRGLTWRATDVPVPAGDPAKGVFALAVRDRTHALAVGGDYRADQASPRASATSSDGGRTWRPSAVPPQAYRSGAAWLPYTRASALAVGPTGTDLTTDGGRTWRTVDAGSYDTVDCAWDGGCWASGEKGRIARLAH
- a CDS encoding endonuclease V, with protein sequence MTTTAGIPEGWPTTEEQARALQDELRTRLVLDEPGPPPGAGHVTGVDVAYDDELDAVAAAAVVLDAATLRVVAEATAVGRISFPYVPGLLAFREIPTVLAALGALDRDPGLVVCDGYGLAHPRRFGLACHLGVLTGLPTIGVAKNPFTFTHDDPGAARGSAVPLSAGPDEVGRALRTRDGVKPVFVSVGHRVSLDNACAHTLALTPSYRLPETTRRADALCRRALKEATADARPA
- a CDS encoding saccharopine dehydrogenase family protein, with the protein product MSRMNKAERPYDIVLFGATGFVGTLTARYLAEHAPEGLRWAVAGRSERRLKELREELPGGADVAVLHADATDPASVRELARRTRVLATTAGPYVAHGEELVAACADSGTDYLDLTGEPEFVDLTYVRHDARARETGARLVHACGFDSVPHDLGVYVTVRQLPEGVPLAVDGFVRAHAGFSGGTLASALNQFARPLRMRAAARERARHEPRLPGRRVSVPPVCAPRFAPEVGAWALPLPTLDPQIVLRSARALERYGPDFRYRHYAAVRHLPVALGGVAAVTTLTAAVQLPPARRWLSGRISPGQGPSPERRARSWFSVRFVGEGGGRRVRTEVAGGDPGYDETAKMFAESALSLALDDLPDTAGQVTTAVAMGDALVERLRAAGIAFRTMTTDR
- a CDS encoding CaiB/BaiF CoA transferase family protein, coding for MATGRTPGRDGPLTGVRVVELAGIGPGPFAAMLLGDLGADVVRVDRPGGAGLGIDPAADVTHRNKRAVVVDLKSPEGSARVLDLAARADILIEGYRPGVAERLGVGPEECRARNPRLVYGRMTGWGQDGPLAPRAGHDISYIAVTGALGLIGEPDRPPAVPANLLGDYAGGSLYLVVGVLAALHHARATGEGQVVDAAVVDGTAHLSAMLHGMLAAGAWQDRRHANLLDGGCPFYGTYETADGRYMAVGALEQRFYDEFMTRLGIPEQAPARDDMTRWGELREAIAARFRTRTRDEWTVVFEDSDACVAPVLSLREAPHHPHLAARGTFTEHAGLTQPAPAPRFSATPATVRTAPAGPGHGADAVAADWNLPAPPATPLPENPQ
- a CDS encoding acetyl-CoA C-acetyltransferase codes for the protein MTTEAYVYDAIRTPRGRGKANGALHGTKPVDLVVGLIHEIRARFPDLDPAAVDDIVLGVVGPVGDQGSDIARIAAVAAGLPDTVAGVQENRFCASGLEAVNLAAAKVRSGWEDLVLAGGVESMSRVPMASDGGAWFNDPMTNLATGFVPQGIGADLIATLEGFTRRDVDEYAALSQERAATAVKEGRFARSLVPVKDRNGLVVLDHDEHPRPGTTADSLAGLKPSFADIGELGGFDAVALQKYHWVEKIDHVHHAGNSSGIVDGASLVAIGSRETGERHGLTPRARIVSAAVSGSEPTIMLTGPAPATRKALAKAGLTIDDIDLVEINEAFAAVVLRFAKDMGLSLDKVNVNGGAIALGHPLGATGAMILGTLLDELERQDKRYGLATLCVGGGMGIATIVERV